From the Kribbella sp. CA-293567 genome, the window TCGACCAGTAGGCCTTCGCGGAGAGCTGGTCGACGTGGGTCCGGAGGTGGCGCGCGTGGGCTCGCAGACGCTCCTCCCGGAAGTCTGCGTCGTCGCTCTCGGCCGCCTCCAGGAACGCGGCCAGCGGCACCTTGGAGTCGACCACCAGGTTCTTGCCCTCGGCAAGCCTGACCACCATGTCGGGGCGCAACAGGCCGTCGTCGCCCACGGTCGTGGTCTGTTCGGTGAAGTCGCAGTGCGCGACCATGCCGGCCAGCTCGACGGTCCGGCGCAGGTGCAGCTCGCCCCAGCGCCCTCGCACCTGCGGCTTCCGCAGCGCGGTGGACAGCGACGCCGTCTCACGACGCAACGCCTCGCCGCTCATCCGCACCTCGTTCACCTGTTGGTGCAGTTGGCTCTGCCAGGCCGCGCGGCCCTTCTCCAACTGGCTCAGCTCGGCATGCAACCGATCGAGCGCCTCCTTGACGACCGCCTGCCCCGACATCTGTTGCCCGACCGTCGTCCGCTCCTGGGTGAGCTCGACCACCCGGTCCTCGGCCGCATCGCGCTCGGCGGTGATGCGCGCCAGCGAGGCGCCGTCCCGCCCGCGCGACCAGAGCACGCCGAACACCCAGCCGAGCCCGAGCCCGACCAGCAAGAACACCAACAGCAGCAGAACCGCGGTACCGGTCATGTCACAGACAGTCGCAGACGCCGCCGACAATTTCTGGATGACAAGCCCGGTACCGCCTGACGTCAGTGTGTGAGTTGCGGCTCTTCGGTCTGCCGGGCGGCCCGGGAACGGGTGATCCGCCAGGCGGGGAACGCGCCGATCAGAGCCGCGGCGGCGAAGACGAAGAGCAACCAGCGGGCGGAGGAGAGCACGGACGGCTCACCGAGCTTGACCAGTACGCCGGCCAGGGCCGCGCTGAAGGCGCTCGCCATCAGGAAGACGGTGTTGATACCGGCTGAGGCCTTCGATGCTTCTTCCTCGTCCCCGACGCTGCTGAAGGCGGCAACGGCCAAGTGCGGGAAGGCGATGCCGATTCCGGCGCCCGCCGCGAACAGGGTCACGAACCAGAGCACCACCACGAGTACAGACGGCCCGGACTGCTGCAGTACGGCGTACGCGGCCAGTCCGACCGCCAGCAACGCTGGTCCGCCGATGACCAGCCGGCGGACGACGGCGGGGCGCTCGGCGCTCGCGCTGACGGTCTGACTCAGCGACCAGCCGAGGGACAGGGCCGCGCCGAGGAAGCCGGCCAGCAGCGGCGACAGCGCTCCGAGCTCCTGACCGAACAGCGGAATGAAGGCCTCGGTTCCGATGCCGAAGGCAAGGATTCCGACGGTCAGGTAGACCCACTTCAGCGCGGTGCCCGGCGCGAAGGTGACACGCGGCAGCACGGCGGCCTTGGCTGTCCGCTCGTGCAGCACGAAGACGGCGCCGAGCCCCAGCCC encodes:
- a CDS encoding DNA recombination protein RmuC, translated to MTGTAVLLLLVFLLVGLGLGWVFGVLWSRGRDGASLARITAERDAAEDRVVELTQERTTVGQQMSGQAVVKEALDRLHAELSQLEKGRAAWQSQLHQQVNEVRMSGEALRRETASLSTALRKPQVRGRWGELHLRRTVELAGMVAHCDFTEQTTTVGDDGLLRPDMVVRLAEGKNLVVDSKVPLAAFLEAAESDDADFREERLRAHARHLRTHVDQLSAKAYWSRLPSTPEFVILFVPGESFLSAALDIEPSLLEYAAERRVILATPTTLIATLRAAAYAWNQSALTESAQQVFELGRELYERLGTMGDHLNKVGRSLTSAVDAYNSTVGSFERRVFTTARKLRDLHVTEAELTAMESIEASARPLTAPEFLAIEDTTPDTHRWLPGPTIDKTHREPPPLPGFDTQTG